One genomic window of Arvicola amphibius chromosome 4, mArvAmp1.2, whole genome shotgun sequence includes the following:
- the LOC119812946 gene encoding C-C motif chemokine 3, whose protein sequence is MKVPTAALALLLCTMALCDQVFSAPYGADTPTSCCFSYSRQIDRRFIVDYFETSSLCSQPGVIFLTKRNRQVCADPKETWVQEYITDLELNA, encoded by the exons ATGAAGGTCCCCACAGCTgcccttgctctccttctctgcacCATGGCTCTTTGTGACCAAGTCTTCTCAGCTCCAT ATGGTGCTGACACCCCAAcctcctgctgcttctcctaTAGCCGGCAGATTGACCGAAGATTCATTGTTGACTATTTTGAGACCAGCAGCCTTTGCTCTCAGCCAGGTGTCAT TTTCCTAACTAAGAGAAACCGGCAGGTCTGTGCTGACCCCAAAGAAACCTGGGTGCAAGAATACATCACTGACCTGGAGCTGAATGCCTGA
- the LOC119813081 gene encoding C-C motif chemokine 4-like, translating to MKLCAYTLSLLLFAAAFCTPALSAPMGSDPPTSCCFTYTSSKLPRKFVTDYYETSSLCSKPAVVFLTRKGKQVCADPSLPWVNEYVNDLEMN from the exons ATGAAGCTCTGCGCATataccctctctctcctcctgtttgCAGCTGCCTTCTGCACTCCAGCGCTCTCAGCACCAA TGGGCTCTGACCCTCCCACTTCCTGCTGCTTTACTTACACCTCTTCGAAGCTCCCTCGCAAATTTGTGACAGACTACTATGAGACCAGCAGCCTTTGCTCCAAGCCAGCTGTGGT aTTCCTGACCAGAAAAGGCAAGCAAGTCTGTGCTGACCCCAGCCTGCCCTGGGTCAACGAGTACGTGAATGACTTGGAGATGAACTGA